A genomic region of Candidatus Zixiibacteriota bacterium contains the following coding sequences:
- a CDS encoding UDP-2,3-diacylglucosamine diphosphatase gives MALYIFSDAHLGSSTPEHESHKVEQIGKLFEKVKSDGDRLIILGDLFDFWFEYKHAIPKDHHEVLFMIRQLVKSGLPVDYVSGNHDFWIGDFFEKQLGVKVHRDHLEMTYRGKKLFLIHGDGLAKADGGYRFLRRILRNRLNIRLYRLLPTDWAIPIAKRVSGTSRKHTSQRDHLFAPDYRAYAEKKIDEGYDAVFIAHLHIPIRENISKGVYINTGDFISHFSYAKVTQDTISLEYII, from the coding sequence ATGGCTCTCTACATTTTTTCCGATGCCCATCTCGGCTCAAGCACTCCTGAGCATGAATCGCACAAAGTTGAGCAAATCGGAAAGCTTTTTGAAAAGGTAAAATCTGATGGCGATCGGCTCATCATTTTGGGGGATCTCTTTGATTTCTGGTTTGAGTACAAACATGCCATTCCCAAAGATCACCACGAGGTTCTTTTTATGATTCGCCAGTTGGTAAAGTCAGGCCTGCCGGTTGACTATGTCAGCGGCAATCATGACTTTTGGATCGGTGATTTTTTTGAAAAACAGCTTGGCGTGAAAGTTCATCGCGACCATCTTGAGATGACTTATCGCGGCAAAAAACTGTTTTTAATCCATGGCGACGGTTTGGCCAAAGCCGATGGAGGCTACCGCTTTTTACGGAGGATTCTCCGCAACCGGCTTAATATTCGGCTCTACCGTTTGTTGCCGACTGACTGGGCGATTCCGATTGCCAAAAGAGTATCTGGCACCTCGCGCAAGCATACTTCGCAGAGGGATCATTTGTTCGCGCCGGATTATCGGGCCTATGCGGAAAAGAAGATTGACGAAGGATATGACGCGGTATTTATTGCCCATCTTCATATACCGATTCGAGAAAATATCTCAAAAGGAGTGTACATAAATACCGGAGATTTCATTAGTCACTTCAGCTATGCCAAAGTGACTCAGGATACAATCAGTCTGGAATATATTATATGA
- the purL gene encoding phosphoribosylformylglycinamidine synthase subunit PurL, which translates to MPNTAEMYKQPVVTPEMVASHGITPEEYSMIKKSLGREPNFTELGIFSVMWSEHCSYKNSIALLKTLPRDGEHLLAKAGDENAGAIDIGDGLAVVFKIESHNHPSAIEPYQGAATGVGGILRDIFTMGARPIAALNSLRFGSPDNPRVRHLIDGVVRGIGDYGNSFGVPTVGGEVFFDDCYTGNPLVNAMAVGLVKNNKLATAAASGVGNPIMIVGSKTGRDGIHGATFASEEISEKSTEKRPSVQIGDPFTEKLLLEATLEIIDQDLIVGIQDMGAAGLTCSSSEMSAKGNAGIEIEIDKVPIRESRMSPYEILLSESQERMLVCVKKGKESAVKAVFDKWGLDSTIIGKVTDDGMMDVKLHGETVARIPSHDLVLGGGAPIYHRETKKPAHIEALHTIDFTKYPLTQNWNETLLTLLSSPNLCHKGWVFEQYDTMVRTNTVVGPGSDAAVIRLRKTDKALAMKTDCNARYCYLNPRFGAQIAVAESARNIVCSGGQPLGVTNCLNFGNPYKPEVYYAFAETIAGMGEACTVFGTPVTGGNVSFYNEDPTRAVFPTPTIGMIGLVNHLRDITTLSFRDEGDVILLLGVNREELGASEYLHSIHNETRGPVPLLDLAFEKKLQDSALAAIRRQLIKSAHDVSDGGLAIALAECCIGDRERQIGATIRLDDSLRADCLLFGESQSRIIVTCERNDLATLFEHFSLTKIPAKEIGRVGGERLKINSLIDQPLSVLSEAFYNAMPRFMDKVG; encoded by the coding sequence ATGCCGAATACTGCCGAGATGTACAAACAGCCCGTCGTCACACCGGAAATGGTCGCATCGCACGGGATTACCCCCGAAGAATATTCGATGATAAAGAAAAGTTTGGGTCGTGAGCCAAATTTCACCGAGTTAGGCATATTCAGCGTGATGTGGTCGGAACACTGTTCATATAAAAATTCTATAGCCCTGCTAAAAACGCTTCCCCGTGACGGCGAGCATCTTTTGGCCAAGGCTGGCGATGAAAACGCTGGCGCGATAGATATCGGCGACGGACTTGCGGTTGTTTTCAAAATTGAATCGCACAATCACCCATCGGCCATTGAACCCTATCAAGGGGCTGCTACTGGTGTGGGCGGGATTTTGCGCGATATTTTTACTATGGGCGCACGTCCCATCGCGGCGCTTAATTCGCTTCGGTTCGGCTCTCCCGATAACCCTCGAGTCAGGCATTTAATTGACGGGGTGGTGCGCGGTATCGGCGATTATGGAAATTCATTTGGTGTCCCCACTGTCGGAGGCGAAGTCTTTTTCGATGACTGCTATACCGGAAATCCACTGGTCAATGCGATGGCTGTCGGGCTTGTCAAAAATAACAAACTTGCCACAGCGGCGGCTTCGGGGGTCGGCAATCCGATTATGATTGTAGGTTCCAAAACGGGCCGGGATGGTATTCACGGCGCAACTTTTGCATCAGAAGAAATTAGCGAAAAATCAACCGAGAAAAGGCCTTCAGTCCAGATAGGCGATCCATTCACCGAGAAGCTTTTGCTCGAAGCCACACTCGAAATTATCGATCAGGATCTAATTGTGGGCATACAGGATATGGGAGCGGCCGGACTTACTTGTTCATCGTCGGAAATGTCAGCCAAAGGAAATGCCGGAATTGAAATCGAAATTGACAAAGTCCCGATACGAGAATCCAGAATGTCCCCTTACGAGATTTTACTCTCTGAGTCACAGGAGAGGATGCTGGTCTGTGTGAAGAAAGGGAAAGAAAGTGCTGTCAAAGCGGTTTTTGATAAATGGGGACTGGACTCGACCATTATCGGCAAAGTGACCGATGATGGCATGATGGACGTCAAACTGCACGGGGAAACTGTCGCGCGAATACCCTCGCACGACCTTGTGCTTGGCGGCGGCGCCCCGATTTATCATCGCGAAACAAAAAAGCCGGCCCATATTGAGGCACTGCACACAATCGATTTTACCAAATATCCTCTGACACAAAATTGGAATGAAACTCTGCTCACTTTGCTTTCTTCGCCAAATCTTTGCCATAAAGGGTGGGTGTTTGAGCAGTATGATACAATGGTTCGCACAAATACCGTTGTCGGTCCGGGCTCTGATGCCGCAGTTATCCGTCTGCGTAAGACGGATAAGGCGCTCGCAATGAAAACTGACTGCAATGCCCGCTATTGCTATCTCAATCCGAGATTCGGGGCTCAGATCGCAGTGGCTGAATCGGCCAGAAACATTGTTTGTTCTGGTGGACAGCCGCTGGGTGTGACCAACTGTCTTAATTTTGGAAATCCGTATAAACCCGAAGTCTACTACGCTTTCGCGGAAACCATCGCCGGTATGGGGGAGGCCTGCACTGTTTTCGGCACACCGGTAACCGGCGGGAATGTCTCGTTTTATAACGAAGACCCGACTCGCGCGGTTTTTCCCACCCCGACTATTGGCATGATTGGCCTTGTTAATCATCTTCGGGATATCACCACACTCTCGTTTAGAGATGAAGGAGATGTTATTCTCCTGCTTGGTGTAAACAGAGAAGAGCTTGGGGCATCGGAATACCTTCATTCGATACACAATGAGACCCGCGGCCCGGTCCCTCTGCTTGATCTGGCTTTTGAGAAAAAACTTCAGGATAGCGCCCTTGCCGCAATCAGACGCCAGCTTATTAAATCAGCCCATGATGTCAGCGATGGCGGACTTGCAATCGCCCTTGCGGAGTGCTGTATCGGAGATCGTGAGAGGCAAATCGGCGCGACAATAAGGCTCGACGATTCTTTGCGAGCCGATTGTCTGCTTTTCGGGGAGAGTCAGTCGAGGATTATTGTGACTTGCGAGCGCAATGACCTTGCGACCCTCTTTGAGCATTTTTCACTGACTAAAATTCCTGCTAAAGAAATAGGCCGGGTCGGGGGAGAGCGTTTGAAAATTAATTCTCTTATTGACCAGCCTCTGTCTGTGCTTTCAGAGGCATTTTACAATGCCATGCCGCGATTTATGGACAAGGTTGGGTGA
- the tilS gene encoding tRNA lysidine(34) synthetase TilS: MDILQKVRATIADKNLLRNEDSVLVALSGGPDSVGLLHILTKLRSEFSLTLQAVYINHLIRPRAAKKEEIFCQNLCDKLHIPLTIVTEHIPLLSAKIKKGIEETARDFRYETFSRLGFELGCSKVALGHHFDDRAETILFRLIRGAGRTGLIGIPARRGVFIRPFFEVTKVEILSYLKTNRLEYCLDKSNSNSQFSRNFIRNQLLPSIRKNLNPQIDTALANTADLLAEEELYFEAEVKKALSHTLTISPGAKLFLDLQRFDKYHKAIRRRILRHCLERLEPRHLPPEREVVNRLEDFVIREGAEFSLPGHVQAARIIEGGSKKLLLWQPKTAKFSSELELGAWCELESLGIKIKASRTTSVGNAVQKKRRARKVFVDGAALALPLEVRSFRPGDKFRPLGMAGNKKIGDYLTDKKIARPFRDEVVVVCDRAGIVWLVGFEIAERVKVTVRTKEAFVIENSLIKTKQHQTL; the protein is encoded by the coding sequence ATGGATATTCTTCAAAAAGTCCGAGCCACCATTGCCGATAAGAATCTCCTCAGAAATGAAGATTCCGTCCTGGTCGCTCTCTCAGGCGGCCCGGATTCAGTTGGCTTGCTTCATATTCTCACGAAACTTCGGTCGGAATTTTCGCTCACTCTACAAGCGGTCTATATCAACCACCTGATCCGGCCGCGCGCCGCAAAAAAGGAAGAAATATTTTGCCAAAATCTCTGCGACAAACTCCATATTCCTCTCACTATTGTGACGGAGCATATTCCCCTCCTGTCCGCAAAAATAAAAAAAGGAATAGAGGAAACCGCCCGGGATTTCCGTTATGAGACATTTTCCCGCCTCGGTTTTGAGCTTGGCTGCTCCAAAGTCGCGTTGGGACACCACTTCGACGACCGTGCCGAGACAATCCTGTTTCGACTTATCCGCGGCGCAGGCCGAACCGGTCTTATCGGTATCCCTGCACGACGCGGAGTTTTTATCCGCCCTTTTTTTGAGGTCACGAAAGTGGAGATTTTGTCATATTTGAAGACGAACCGTTTGGAATATTGTCTCGATAAGAGTAATAGCAACTCTCAGTTCAGTCGAAATTTCATCCGGAACCAGCTCTTACCTTCGATTCGGAAAAATTTAAATCCGCAAATCGACACTGCTTTGGCCAATACCGCGGATCTCTTAGCCGAAGAGGAGTTGTACTTTGAGGCAGAAGTCAAAAAGGCCTTAAGTCACACACTCACCATTTCCCCTGGCGCTAAATTATTTCTTGATTTGCAACGCTTTGACAAGTATCATAAAGCCATACGCCGCCGAATTTTACGGCATTGCCTTGAGCGCTTAGAGCCAAGACATTTGCCGCCGGAGCGAGAGGTTGTAAACCGCCTGGAAGACTTCGTTATACGAGAAGGGGCTGAGTTTTCCCTTCCTGGCCACGTCCAAGCGGCGCGGATAATCGAAGGAGGAAGCAAAAAACTTCTGCTTTGGCAGCCTAAGACAGCCAAGTTTTCCTCTGAGTTAGAACTTGGCGCATGGTGCGAACTTGAATCGCTTGGTATAAAAATCAAGGCTTCGCGCACGACTTCTGTTGGCAACGCGGTACAAAAAAAGCGGAGGGCCAGGAAGGTTTTTGTCGACGGTGCGGCGCTTGCGCTGCCCCTTGAAGTCCGGTCGTTCCGGCCCGGAGACAAGTTTCGTCCGTTGGGTATGGCGGGAAATAAAAAAATCGGTGATTATCTCACTGATAAGAAAATAGCGCGGCCCTTTCGAGATGAGGTCGTTGTCGTTTGCGACCGGGCTGGGATTGTCTGGTTGGTTGGATTTGAAATAGCTGAACGCGTAAAGGTAACTGTCCGAACAAAGGAAGCGTTTGTCATTGAAAACTCTCTCATCAAAACAAAGCAACACCAAACCCTTTGA
- the hpt gene encoding hypoxanthine phosphoribosyltransferase, giving the protein MKTLSSKQSNTKPFELLLDQDRIARRIAELGTEISRDYAGQSLVLVGVLKGCLVFLADLMRQISLPTEIEFISAASYRKGIRQEEDVILGGGVSIPLKGRHVLMVEGIVESGKTIAVIAEKLRKMEPASVSIVTLLDKPSSRRATVDIKYKGFAIGNDFVIGFGLDNTQQYRNLPFIGRLVDH; this is encoded by the coding sequence TTGAAAACTCTCTCATCAAAACAAAGCAACACCAAACCCTTTGAATTGCTTCTCGACCAGGATCGCATTGCCCGGCGAATAGCCGAACTGGGCACGGAGATAAGCCGTGACTATGCCGGACAATCGCTGGTTTTGGTTGGTGTGCTCAAAGGTTGTCTGGTCTTTCTTGCCGACCTCATGCGACAGATCAGCCTGCCCACAGAAATTGAATTCATTTCCGCGGCTTCGTACAGGAAAGGCATACGTCAGGAGGAGGACGTAATCCTTGGCGGCGGAGTCAGTATACCACTTAAAGGCCGGCATGTCTTAATGGTGGAAGGTATTGTGGAATCAGGCAAGACCATCGCAGTCATCGCCGAGAAATTGAGAAAAATGGAACCGGCATCGGTATCAATTGTTACATTATTAGATAAACCGTCGAGCCGACGCGCGACAGTCGATATAAAATACAAGGGATTTGCGATAGGTAATGATTTCGTCATCGGTTTCGGTCTTGATAATACTCAACAATATCGTAATCTTCCGTTTATTGGCCGCCTTGTAGACCATTAA
- the ftsH gene encoding ATP-dependent zinc metalloprotease FtsH, whose protein sequence is MGRSFIFWLAMILSVVLLYSYMNKFNTQQAEINYSEFLGEVAAHNVSEVTFAERAVEGKLFKPKVFPNSKVAEAAAIFKTRIPFADNNYELVNRLEQSGVKIIAKEQSIDFWQIVMSFAPFILIILVWLFFLRQMQGASGPKGIFSFGKSKAKLMTDERPKVTFSDVAGADEAKEELQEIIEFLKEPGKFQKLGGKIPKGALLLGPPGTGKTLLARAVAGEAGVPFFSMSGSDFVEMFVGVGASRVRDLFEQGKRSAPCIIFIDEIDAVGRHRGAGLGGGHDEREQTLNQLLVEMDGFETNEGVILVAATNRPDVLDPALLRPGRFDRQIIVPMPDVKGREGILKVHLRKVKMADDVDAMVLARGTPGMSGADLANMVNEAALLASRKDRDAIKMEDFEDAKDKVMMGSARRSMVITDEEKKVISYHESGHTLVAKFLPKADPIHKVTIIPRGMALGVTQSLPVDERHTHSKDYLEALLAVFMGGRVAEVLVFNQLDTGAGNDLERATKLARKMVCNWGMSEKLGPVTFGKTEEHIFLGREIQQRADFSEATAVLIDGEIRSLVEAAEATATRILRAQIDMLHKLAAALLEKEILDSREVDVVIGRISGDVQPVGAPVPA, encoded by the coding sequence ATGGGTCGGTCATTTATTTTCTGGCTGGCAATGATACTGAGTGTGGTTCTCCTGTATTCATACATGAACAAATTTAATACTCAGCAGGCCGAAATCAATTATAGTGAATTTCTGGGCGAGGTTGCCGCACACAATGTTTCCGAAGTCACATTTGCTGAACGCGCTGTGGAAGGAAAACTCTTCAAACCGAAAGTATTTCCCAATTCCAAAGTCGCTGAAGCCGCAGCTATTTTCAAGACAAGGATCCCATTTGCGGATAACAACTATGAACTGGTTAACCGACTCGAACAGAGCGGCGTCAAAATTATCGCAAAAGAACAGAGCATAGATTTCTGGCAGATCGTAATGTCCTTCGCTCCGTTTATCCTTATCATTCTTGTCTGGCTCTTTTTCCTTCGCCAGATGCAGGGCGCATCCGGGCCGAAGGGAATCTTCTCTTTCGGCAAGAGCAAGGCCAAACTCATGACCGATGAGCGGCCCAAAGTGACTTTCAGCGATGTCGCAGGCGCCGATGAGGCAAAAGAAGAACTCCAGGAGATAATTGAGTTTCTCAAAGAACCCGGCAAATTCCAGAAGCTTGGCGGAAAAATCCCAAAAGGCGCTCTTCTGCTTGGCCCTCCCGGAACCGGCAAAACTCTGCTTGCGCGGGCTGTGGCTGGCGAAGCGGGCGTGCCATTCTTCTCAATGTCGGGCTCGGACTTTGTTGAGATGTTTGTGGGCGTAGGCGCAAGCCGTGTCAGAGACCTCTTCGAGCAAGGCAAACGCAGCGCACCATGTATCATATTTATCGATGAAATAGATGCTGTAGGTCGTCACCGCGGTGCGGGACTTGGTGGTGGGCATGACGAGCGCGAACAGACACTGAATCAATTGCTCGTCGAAATGGACGGCTTTGAGACAAACGAAGGCGTAATTCTGGTGGCAGCCACTAACCGCCCCGATGTACTTGATCCAGCCCTTCTCCGCCCGGGACGATTCGACCGTCAGATTATTGTCCCGATGCCCGATGTAAAAGGACGTGAGGGTATTCTCAAGGTCCACCTGCGCAAAGTAAAAATGGCTGACGATGTCGACGCTATGGTACTCGCTCGCGGAACGCCCGGTATGTCCGGAGCGGATCTGGCTAATATGGTCAACGAAGCCGCACTTTTGGCTTCCCGCAAAGACCGCGATGCTATCAAAATGGAAGATTTTGAGGATGCCAAGGATAAAGTCATGATGGGTTCGGCCAGACGATCGATGGTTATCACTGACGAAGAGAAAAAGGTGATTTCCTATCATGAATCAGGACATACGCTGGTAGCCAAATTCCTGCCAAAAGCTGACCCGATTCACAAAGTTACAATCATCCCGCGCGGGATGGCCCTTGGTGTAACACAATCCCTGCCTGTTGATGAACGTCATACACATAGCAAGGATTACCTTGAGGCACTGCTCGCCGTTTTCATGGGAGGCCGCGTTGCCGAGGTTTTGGTCTTCAATCAACTCGACACCGGAGCCGGAAATGACCTTGAACGAGCGACAAAACTTGCCCGAAAGATGGTCTGCAACTGGGGTATGTCGGAGAAACTCGGCCCTGTGACATTCGGTAAAACTGAAGAACATATTTTTCTGGGCCGCGAAATTCAACAGCGTGCTGATTTCTCAGAGGCAACAGCTGTCCTGATTGACGGAGAGATTCGCAGCCTGGTCGAAGCCGCGGAGGCGACTGCAACACGGATTCTCCGCGCCCAGATTGATATGCTCCATAAGCTCGCCGCGGCTTTGCTTGAAAAGGAGATTCTCGACTCACGTGAAGTCGATGTTGTCATTGGCCGCATTTCCGGCGACGTTCAGCCTGTTGGAGCCCCGGTACCGGCTTAG
- the folP gene encoding dihydropteroate synthase, translating to MKQATDAITLANGRLLPLSKPLVMGVINITPDSFSDGRQYLNPDTAVEHALRLESEGADMLDLGGESSRPGAEPLSVSEELARVIPVLTKLRSRSTLPISIDTYHAETARVSIENGADIINDITALQGDSRMAEVVKKSKAPLVLMHMQGTPKTMQKSPFYDDVISEIDSFFTERIDFCVSHGIDRSKIILDPGIGFGKRLADNLAILNHLSEFRNHGLPILIGLSRKSFISKIHPTEKAADNRLGGSLAGAIIAVQNGANIIRVHDVRETVQALAFIQALWGDQ from the coding sequence ATGAAACAAGCGACAGACGCAATAACATTGGCCAATGGCAGACTGCTGCCACTTTCAAAGCCGCTTGTTATGGGGGTCATAAATATCACACCGGATTCATTCTCCGACGGTAGGCAATATCTGAACCCCGATACCGCTGTCGAACACGCGCTTCGGCTTGAGTCCGAAGGAGCGGACATGCTTGATCTGGGAGGAGAGTCTTCACGGCCGGGCGCAGAGCCACTCTCTGTTTCGGAGGAACTTGCGCGAGTCATTCCTGTCCTCACAAAACTTCGTTCGCGGTCAACCCTTCCAATCTCAATCGATACCTATCATGCCGAGACAGCCAGGGTTTCCATCGAAAACGGAGCAGATATTATCAACGACATCACCGCTCTTCAAGGCGATAGCCGCATGGCGGAAGTCGTGAAAAAAAGCAAAGCCCCCCTCGTACTTATGCACATGCAGGGGACACCGAAGACAATGCAGAAATCTCCTTTTTATGACGATGTGATAAGCGAGATAGACAGCTTTTTTACCGAACGAATTGATTTTTGTGTAAGTCACGGCATTGACAGATCTAAAATTATTCTCGACCCGGGGATCGGTTTTGGCAAACGGCTTGCAGATAATCTTGCGATTCTAAATCACTTAAGTGAGTTCCGAAACCACGGTCTCCCCATACTCATTGGTCTCTCGCGAAAGTCATTCATCTCCAAAATCCATCCAACTGAGAAGGCGGCCGACAATCGGCTCGGCGGTTCTCTGGCCGGCGCAATAATCGCTGTGCAGAACGGCGCAAATATAATTAGGGTCCATGATGTCCGTGAAACAGTCCAAGCCCTTGCATTCATCCAAGCCCTGTGGGGTGACCAATGA
- the cdaA gene encoding diadenylate cyclase CdaA has protein sequence MTLFQYGFLRLGLKDLLDIVLVAFIIFQVLKLTRGTRSAQIIIGLSLLTIMAIGAYWFQLEGLTWLFSNLATFGFIALVIVFQPELRSALASIGQNRLLRIFVPLEDKQILEQVSYAAVRLAELRYGGLIVIERQTGLRNFAETGKELTAELSSELLVTLFTPYTPLHDGAVIVSGDKIVAAATSLPLTTNIRYRELFGMRHKAGIGVSEVSDAVVVIVSEETSGISIAFEGTFESDIPRSEFRDRLAMYLKK, from the coding sequence ATGACACTCTTTCAATACGGATTTTTGAGGCTTGGCCTAAAAGACCTCCTCGACATTGTCCTTGTAGCATTTATCATCTTCCAAGTCCTCAAGCTGACCAGAGGCACACGCTCCGCCCAGATTATTATTGGTCTCTCACTACTGACGATCATGGCGATTGGGGCATACTGGTTTCAGCTCGAAGGTTTAACCTGGTTATTTTCAAACCTCGCCACTTTCGGATTCATTGCGCTCGTGATCGTCTTCCAACCGGAGCTCCGCAGCGCGCTTGCTTCCATTGGTCAAAATCGACTCCTCCGCATCTTCGTTCCGCTCGAAGACAAGCAGATCCTCGAGCAAGTTTCTTATGCCGCAGTTCGTTTGGCTGAACTCCGTTATGGCGGACTTATCGTCATAGAGCGACAGACAGGACTTCGCAATTTCGCCGAGACAGGCAAAGAACTCACCGCTGAGTTGTCATCAGAACTGCTCGTGACGCTCTTCACCCCCTACACCCCGCTCCATGACGGTGCCGTGATTGTGTCCGGCGATAAAATAGTGGCCGCAGCGACATCCCTGCCGCTCACAACCAATATCCGTTACCGGGAACTGTTTGGGATGCGGCACAAGGCGGGGATAGGCGTCTCTGAAGTTTCTGATGCCGTGGTGGTGATTGTCTCCGAGGAAACAAGCGGGATATCGATAGCGTTTGAAGGTACTTTTGAATCAGATATTCCGCGCTCGGAGTTCAGGGATAGACTCGCGATGTATCTGAAGAAATAG